In Triticum aestivum cultivar Chinese Spring chromosome 5B, IWGSC CS RefSeq v2.1, whole genome shotgun sequence, the following proteins share a genomic window:
- the LOC123111333 gene encoding protein SCARECROW 2 has product MGSSSLLLFSSSSSASRSSYSHATASSSSHCHLLPCPPDFLLHLLDHQDQEPAAMVRKRPATDMDLPPPRRHVTGDLSDMTAGPPVLSSATAQLPALPSQLLPPFQLQQQVDHMDVAAAAAPAQAGEAANTTAFVDGIIRDIIGSSGAGVSVAQLIHNVREIIHPCNPGLASLLELRLRSLLASDPAPPQQHQPALLPNAPMPMAALPPPPPDKRRREEEREPNNPPQSPKPPSAEETAAAAAAASAAVKERKEGQRRKQRDEEGLHLLTLLLQCAESVNADNLDEAQTALLEIAELATPFGTSTQRVAAYFAEAVSARLVSSCLGLYAPLPHASPAASRLVNGRVAAAFQVFNGISPLVKFSHFTANQAIQEAFEREERVHIIDLDIMQGLQWPGLFHILASRPGGPPRVRLTGLGASMDALEATGKRLSDFADTLGLPFEFCPVADKAGNLDPEKLGVTRREAVAVHWLHHSLYDVTGSDSNTLCLIKRLAPKVVTMVEQDLRHTGSFLARFVEAIHYYSALFDSLDASYGEDSPERHVVEQQLLSREIRNVLAVGGPSRTGDVKFGCWRDRLARSGFGAASLAGSAAAQAALLLGMFPSDGYTLVEENGALKLGWKDLTLLTASAWRPMHASSGR; this is encoded by the exons AtgggctcctcctccctcctcctcttctcctcgtcctcctccgcctcccgctcctcttaTTCCcatgccaccgcctcctcctcctcccactgccACCTGCTCCCCTGCCCTCCCgacttcctcctccacctcctagACCACCAAGACCAAGAACCCGCCGCCATGGTCCGCAAGCGCCCAGCCACCGACATGGACCTGCCCCCGCCGCGCCGCCACGTCACGGGGGACCTGTCGGACATGACCGCCGGACCGCCCGTGCTGTCGTCGGCGACCGCGCAGCTGCCCGCGCTGCCCTCCCAGCTGCTTCCGCCGTTCCAGCTCCAGCAGCAAGTGGATCATatggacgtcgccgccgccgccgcgccggcgcaggcgggcgagGCGGCCAACACCACGGCGTTCGTGGACGGCATCATCCGGGACATCATCGGGAGCAGCGGCGCCGGGGTGTCCGTCGCGCAGCTCATCCACAACGTCCGCGAGATCATCCACCCCTGCAACCCCGGGCTGGCCTCGCTCCTCGAGCTCCGCCTCCGATCCCTCCTCGCATCCGACCCCGCCCCGCCGCAGCAGCATCAGCCCGCTCTCCTCCCTAACGCCCCAATGCCCATGGCGGCGCTCCCTCCCCCGCCTCCGGACAAGCGGCGCCGCGAGGAGGAACGGGAGCCCAACAACCCGCCGCAGTCGCCCAAGCCTCCGTCCGCGGAGGAAACCGCCGCGGCCGCCGCAGCCGCTTCCGCGGCGGTCAAGGAGCGGAAAGAGGGGCAGCGACGGAAGCAGCGCGACGAGGAGGGTCTGCACCTGCTGACGCTGCTCCTGCAGTGCGCGGAGTCGGTGAACGCCGACAACCTCGACGAGGCCCAGACGGCGCTGCTGGAGATCGCGGAGCTGGCCACCCCCTTCGGCACCTCCACGCAGCGGGTCGCCGCCTACTTCGCGGAGGCTGTGTCGGCCCGCCTCGTCAGCTCCTGCCTCGGCCTCTACGCGCCGCTGCCCCACGCCTCCCCGGCGGCGTCCCGCCTGGTGAACGGCCGCGTCGCCGCTGCCTTCCAGGTGTTCAACGGCATCAGTCCCCTCGTTAAGTTCTCCCACTTCACGGCGAACCAGGCGATCCAGGAGGCGTTCGAGCGCGAGGAGCGCGTCCACATCATCGACCTGGACATCATGCAGGGGCTCCAGTGGCCGGGGCTGTTCCACATCCTGGCGTCCCGCCCCGGCGGCCCGCCGAGGGTGAGGCTGACCGGCCTCGGCGCCTCCATGGACGCCCTGGAGGCCACCGGGAAGCGGCTGTCCGATTTCGCCGACACGCTGGGCCTGCCCTTCGAGTTCTGCCCCGTGGCGGACAAGGCCGGGAATCTTGACCCGGAGAAGCTGGGCGTCACGCGGCGCGAGGCCGTCGCCGTCCACTGGCTGCACCATTCTCTCTACGACGTCACCGGCTCGGACTCCAACACGCTGTGTCTCATCAAAAG GTTGGCGCCCAAGGTGGTGACGATGGTGGAGCAGGACCTGCGGCACACGGGGTCGTTCCTGGCGCGGTTCGTGGAGGCGATCCACTACTACTCGGCGCTGTTCGACTCGCTGGACGCCAGCTACGGCGAGGACAGCCCGGAGCGGCACGTCGTGGAGCAGCAGCTGCTGTCGCGGGAGATCCGCAACGTGCTGGCCGTGGGCGGGCCGTCGCGCACCGGGGACGTCAAGTTCGGCTGCTGGCGCGACAGGCTCGCCCGCTCGGGCTTCGGGGCGGCCTCGCTGGCCGGCAGCGCCgccgcgcaggccgcgctgctcctTGGCATGTTCCCCTCCGACGGCTACACGCTCGTCGAGGAGAACGGCGCCCTCAAGCTCGGGTGGAAGGACCTCACCCTGCTCACCGCGTCGGCCTGGCGCCCCATGCACGCCTCCTCTGGACGCTAG